In Paenibacillus sp. 1781tsa1, one DNA window encodes the following:
- a CDS encoding response regulator transcription factor — MRSTILIVDDDEKIVSMLRRGLAFEGYEVQTASNGAEGLSKLMDKEPDIVVLDVMMPQIDGFEVCRRLREAGSKVPVLMLTAKDEVQSRVTGLDTGADDYLVKPFALEELLARVRALLRRKSDSAGTPDNRLMYEDIILDNDSREVLRDGQRLELTAKEFELLNLFMQNPRRVLSRDLIMDKIWGYDYSGESNVLEVYIAMLRQKTEEYGGKRLIQTIRGAGYILRGDS, encoded by the coding sequence ATGCGCTCAACTATTTTGATTGTGGATGATGACGAGAAAATTGTATCCATGCTCCGCCGGGGGCTGGCTTTTGAAGGATATGAGGTACAGACTGCTTCAAATGGAGCCGAAGGCCTAAGTAAACTGATGGACAAGGAGCCGGACATCGTTGTGCTGGATGTGATGATGCCGCAGATTGACGGATTTGAGGTATGTCGCAGATTGAGAGAAGCAGGCAGCAAAGTGCCTGTGCTAATGCTGACGGCCAAGGATGAAGTACAGAGCCGGGTGACCGGACTGGACACCGGAGCCGATGACTACCTTGTAAAACCTTTTGCCTTGGAAGAATTATTGGCACGTGTCCGGGCATTGCTGCGCCGCAAGTCAGATAGCGCAGGTACGCCGGACAACCGCTTGATGTATGAAGATATCATTTTGGACAATGATTCACGTGAAGTACTTCGAGATGGGCAACGCCTGGAGCTGACTGCCAAGGAATTCGAGCTGCTCAATCTGTTTATGCAAAATCCAAGACGGGTACTGTCCCGTGATCTGATTATGGATAAAATATGGGGTTATGATTACAGCGGTGAGTCTAACGTGCTTGAAGTGTACATTGCCATGCTCAGGCAGAAGACCGAAGAATACGGTGGCAAACGTCTAATTCAGACCATCCGGGGAGCCGGCTATATTCTGAGAGGTGACTCCTGA
- a CDS encoding cell wall metabolism sensor histidine kinase WalK has product MSIRLRLTAWYSGILAAVLIFWGVVIYAFVYFNSYQEVEQQLKVKSARITEQIGVNPLSQSLDLDPFTESQLQEAQIYIQLWDYQSRSGIISGNMKKLQIQFPVLKSNEILEKRGISKIYVDGTPFLVNQLPLSLQGTNEVRGILQVGANVSSQERLLEALLNILVFGWLVAMALAITSGLVLARKSMRPLVNVIDAANQIQSGDDLSVRIQYAGPKDEIGRLIETVNNMLERTELSFRGLEETNAAQRRFVSDASHELRTPLTTIRGNVDFLKKLWDQEGTDRPNLDEETVKQMSLEAIEDMADEGKRMSRLISDMLSLARADTGQKIELNPIPLQILVQEVARRAQFLDREAEWLPGNFAILNGIYVNGSKDYLQQMLFIFIENAFKYTPEGSVTLDAVLYKGQVGLRISDTGIGMDRDEVPFIFDRFYRADESRGATPGIGLGLSIAKWIIEEHHGSVEVVTRRGEGTTFIIWLPVVFAPPIE; this is encoded by the coding sequence ATGTCCATCCGGTTAAGACTAACCGCATGGTATTCTGGCATTTTGGCGGCTGTGCTTATTTTTTGGGGCGTTGTAATCTATGCCTTTGTATATTTTAACTCCTACCAGGAAGTCGAACAGCAATTGAAGGTGAAGAGTGCCCGGATTACAGAGCAAATTGGGGTTAATCCTCTTTCACAGTCGTTGGATCTGGACCCATTTACAGAGAGCCAGCTTCAGGAGGCTCAGATCTATATTCAACTCTGGGATTATCAGAGTCGTTCGGGCATAATTTCCGGCAACATGAAGAAATTGCAGATTCAGTTTCCGGTATTGAAATCCAATGAAATTCTTGAAAAGCGTGGCATATCCAAGATCTATGTGGATGGGACACCGTTTCTGGTGAATCAGCTCCCCCTTTCTCTTCAGGGTACCAATGAAGTACGTGGAATTCTTCAGGTAGGAGCCAATGTAAGTTCACAGGAGCGCTTGCTGGAAGCGTTGCTTAATATTTTGGTATTTGGCTGGCTGGTAGCGATGGCCCTCGCTATTACCTCAGGTCTCGTTCTGGCCCGCAAGTCGATGCGTCCGCTCGTGAATGTCATTGATGCTGCGAACCAGATTCAATCGGGAGATGACTTAAGTGTACGTATTCAGTATGCGGGGCCTAAGGATGAGATCGGGCGTTTGATTGAAACGGTTAATAATATGCTTGAGCGTACAGAATTGTCATTCCGTGGTTTGGAGGAGACGAATGCTGCCCAGCGCCGCTTTGTATCCGATGCATCGCATGAACTGCGTACACCGCTGACTACCATTCGGGGGAACGTGGACTTCCTGAAGAAGCTGTGGGATCAGGAAGGAACCGACCGACCGAATCTGGATGAGGAGACGGTCAAGCAAATGTCGCTGGAAGCCATTGAAGATATGGCGGACGAGGGAAAACGTATGAGCAGGCTGATCAGCGACATGTTATCGCTGGCGAGAGCGGATACGGGGCAGAAAATTGAACTGAATCCGATCCCGCTGCAAATTCTCGTACAGGAAGTGGCACGCAGAGCACAATTTCTGGACCGTGAGGCAGAATGGCTTCCAGGAAACTTTGCCATTCTTAATGGTATTTATGTGAACGGTAGCAAGGACTATCTGCAACAGATGTTATTTATTTTCATTGAAAATGCGTTTAAATACACACCTGAAGGCTCTGTGACACTGGATGCCGTATTATACAAAGGCCAGGTGGGACTACGCATCAGTGACACCGGTATTGGGATGGATCGGGACGAAGTACCGTTTATCTTTGATCGTTTCTATCGGGCGGATGAATCTCGTGGGGCTACACCGGGCATAGGTCTGGGACTTTCGATTGCGAAGTGGATTATTGAGGAACACCACGGATCGGTTGAGGTTGTGACCAGACGTGGAGAAGGGACCACCTTTATTATCTGGTTGCCGGTTGTCTTTGCTCCGCCTATCGAATAA